From Danio aesculapii chromosome 18, fDanAes4.1, whole genome shotgun sequence, a single genomic window includes:
- the LOC130245649 gene encoding extracellular calcium-sensing receptor, with protein MLLLATIFTTIACTVSAAEPECEAYMTDELLYFSKEGNVSIGGVFSFHQNPIGVNPTLRTNPGNIRCNGLDTGELQYAITMIFAIEEINNRTDLLPGFILGYRIYESCPSIPLSVGASLALINGQMETEKNCASLSAVQAVIGETTSTSTIDIARTIGPFKIPVLSHSATCACLSNRQQYPSFFRTIPSDYYQSRALVKLVTYFGWKWVGAVRSMGDYGNNGMATFLEAAEKEGICVEYSVSIYRTNSREKFLEVTDIIKKSTSKVIVAFADGNDLDILIKELYYQNVTGYQWVGSEGWITYRFLATPINYAVVGGAIGFAVPNAYIPGLKEFITSSRPSLRPGNTGLVELWESVFDCTLNPNTHNASKICNGEESLANTNTRFTDVSDASLLNNVYNAVYAIAHAVEELLTCEKGKGPFHKKTCAEKGKIQPWQVLYYLTQVNFTTKNGENVHFDKRGDPVARYTLVNWQMSYEGIITFESIGLYDASKPEGQQIQMRDDIKAIWAGSQKKVPLSVCSETCLPGTRRAFVKGKPICCFDCIDCADGEFSNTTNAVTCIPCPLEYKSNGNRTQCVLKNIEFLTFNEVMGNILVTFSMCGGCLTITVGVIFFYHRHTPLVRANNSELSFLLLFSLTLCFLCSLTFIGQPTEWSCMLRHTAFGITFVLCISCVLGKTLVVLMAFRATLPGSNVMKWFGPLQQRLSVFVFTLIQLLICMIWLTTSPPFPNKNPSNYKDKIILECDSGSAVGFWAVLSYIGFLAILCFILAFLARKLPDNFNEAKFITFSMLIFCAVWITFIPAYISSPGKFTVAVEIFAILASSYGMLFCIFIPKCYIILLKPDLNSKKKMMGKVSSRVF; from the exons ATGCTGTTGCTTGCAACCATTTTCACAACTATCGCCTGTACTGTGAGTGCTGCAGAACCTGAATGTGAAGCTTATATGACAGATGAACTCCTTTATTTCTCAAAAGAAGGTAATGTCTCTATTGGGGGTGTTTTTTCATTCCACCAAAATCCAATTGGGGTAAATCCAACACTCAGAACTAATCCAGGAAACATCAGATGCAATGG ACTTGATACTGGGGAGCTGCAATATGCAATTACAATGATTTTTGCCATTGAGGAAATAAACAATAGAACTGACCTACTTCCTGGCTTTATACTTGGCTACCGCATCTATGAGTCTTGCCCAAGTATCCCTCTCTCTGTTGGAGCATCATTAGCTCTGATAAATGGACAAATGGAAACTGAAAAAAACTGTGCAAGTCTGTCTGCCGTGCAAGCTGTGATTGGAGAAACCACATCAACATCCACCATAGACATCGCAAGGACTATAGGTCCATTTAAAATTCCGGTG CTTAGCCATTCAGCAACTTGTGCATGTCTCAGTAATAGACAGCAATATCCATCTTTCTTCAGGACCATACCAAGTGATTACTACCAGAGCAGAGCACTGGTTAAACTGGTCACCTATTTTGGCTGGAAGTGGGTTGGAGCTGTAAGAAGCATGGGAGATTATGGTAACAACGGAATGGCCACTTTTCTAGAAGCAGCTGAGAAAGAGGGTATCTGTGTCGAATATTCTGTGTCCATTTACAGAACAAATTCAAGAGAGAAGTTTTTGGAGGTTACAGACATAATTAAAAAATCAACATCCAAAGTCATAGTGGCTTTTGCAGATGGCAACGATTTGGACATCCTGATTAAAGAGCTTTATTACCAAAATGTAACTGGTTATCAGTGGGTTGGAAGTGAGGGTTGGATCACGTACAGATTTCTAGCGACTCCGATTAACTATGCTGTGGTAGGGGGGGCAATAGGTTTTGCTGTGCCAAATGCATATATTCCTGGGTTAAAGGAGTTTATAACAAGTAGCCGGCCTTCTTTGAGACCAGGCAACACAGGACTGGTTGAACTTTGGGAAAGTGTGTTTGACTGCACTttaaatccaaacacacacaatgcCTCCAAGATATGCAATGGAGAGGAGTCCTTAGCAAATACAAATACACGTTTTACAGATGTGTCTGATGCTAGTCTTCTAAACAATGTCTACAATGCAGTCTATGCCATTGCTCATGCTGTTGAAGAACTGCTGACTTGTGAGAAAGGGAAGGGACCATTCCACAAAAAGACATGTGCAGAGAAAGGGAAAATACAGCCTTGGCAG GTGCTGTATTATCTAACTCAGGTGAACTTTACGACCAAAAATGGAGAAAATGTTCACTTTGACAAACGTGGTGACCCAGTTGCACGTTACACACTGGTTAATTGGCAGATGAGCTATGAAGGAATAATAACATTTGAATCCATTGGCTTGTATGATGCATCCAAGCCAGAGGGACAACAGATTCAAATGAGAGATGATATTAAGGCAATCTGGGCAGGAAGCCAGAAAAAA GTGCCTCTATCTGTGTGTAGTGAGACCTGCCTTCCAGGCACTCGAAGGGCTTTTGTCAAAGGAAAACCCATTTGCTGCTTCGATTGCATTGACTGTGCAGATGGAGAGTTCAGCAACACCACAA ATGCAGTTACATGCATACCGTGCCCTCTTGAGTACAAATCaaatgggaatagaacacaaTGTGTCCTCAAAAACATTGAATTCCTGACATTTAATGAAGTAATGGGTAATATACTTGTAACATTTTCTATGTGTGGTGGATGTCTCACAATCACAGTAGGGGTGATTTTTTTCTACCACAGACACACACCATTAGTCAGAGCCAACAACTCAGAGCTGAGCTTCCTGCTGCTTTTTTCGCTCACTTTGTGTTTTCTGTGTTCTCTTACTTTCATTGGTCAGCCCACTGAGTGGTCCTGTATGTTGCGTCACACAGCATTTGGGATCACTTTTGTTCTCTGCATTTCCTGTGTTCTAGGTAAAACATTGGTGGTATTAATGGCATTCAGGGCTACACTTCCAGGAAGTAATGTCATGAAATGGTTCGGACCTCTTCAACAGAGATTAAGTGTTTTTGTCTTTACCCTTATACAATTGTTAATTTGCATGATTTGGTTAACAACGTCACCTCCATTTCCCAACAAAAATCCAAGCAATTATAAAGACAAAATCATTCTTGAGTGTGATTCAGGTTCAGCTGTTGGCTTCTGGGCTGTACTCAGTTATATTGGCTTTCTGGCTATCTTATGTTTTATACTAGCTTTTCTTGCCCGCAAGCTGCCTGATAACTTTAATGAAGCCAAATTCATCACATTCAGTATGctcatattttgtgctgtatggATCACTTTTATTCCAGCCTATATCAGTTCCCCAGGAAAATTCACTGTAGCCGTGGAGATATTTGCTATTTTAGCATCAAGTTATGGAATGCTCTTTTGTATATTCATTCCTAAATGCTACATAATTTTACTAAAACCAGACTTgaactctaaaaaaaaaatgatgggtAAAGTTTCTTCAAGGGTTTTTTGA
- the LOC130245865 gene encoding uncharacterized protein LOC130245865: protein MRNMYKTLASQYDPLGFIIPFTTRAKVLIQDLWKQNLGWDDLIEPAQLRNKWLTWVGEIPTLLQLQFPRLYTPVWPDNPPVTRELHIFCDASERAYGSVAYLRTSDDFGHAAVTFVLARSRVAPRKCLSMPRLELSAALTGAQLAQVIQNELTLPIDSVTLWSDSTTVLYWLTAESCRYKVFVGGRVAEIQTLTETAEWRYVDSANNPADHITRGLTLAELTGPHQWNSGPSFLLESVDQWPSIPKLAVEPELSELKKAAFVGTISVNNPSLPDPTQFSTWQELVQATVRSLHGAATADNKFSSDAADYIEAEKLLLAQAQSDSFPYEIKALKTAQSLPSDSRLISLAPEFDEATGLIRVGGRLRRADSLHLDAIHPIVLDPGHPITKLLIKETDQRLLHPGSERVLAELRRQYWLLRGREAIRKHQHTCRDCQFWRAKPQTPQMADLLSSRLQLYKPPFYSTGVDCFGPFTVKVGRRQEKRWGVLYKCMTTRCVHLDLLEQLDTDAFLLSLRRFIARRGKPMELLCDNGTNFVGGDRELRETFNAMAPKLQEQLAEQRIRFRFNPPSAPHFGGTWEREVKSVKSALRVILREQSVPEAVLQTLLVEVEGILNSKPLGYISSDVADLDPVTPNLLLMGRRDASLPQVLYDSNNLLGRRRWRHSQVLADNFWTAFIRHHLPSLQDRQKWRKDGKELTVGQVVLIVDPQLPRALWPVGTVSETLPGADGKIRTVRVKVKEKTYTRPVVRLVPLPHLEDNVPDTADKLS, encoded by the coding sequence ATGAGGAACATGTACAAGACATTGGCCAGTCAGTATGATCCTTTAGGATTTATTATCCCGTTCACTACAAGGGCTAAAGTCCTCATTCAGGACCTTTGGAAGCAAAACTTGGGCTGGGATGATCTGATTGAGCCTGCACAGCTGAGGAATAAGTGGTTAACCTGGGTAGGAGAAATTCCAACACTCCTTCAGTTGCAGTTCCCTCGACTATACACACCAGTCTGGCCTGATAATCCTCCTGTCACTCGAGAGCTGCACATCTTTTGTGACGCATCTGAAAGAGCGTATGGGTCAGTGGCTTATTTACGTACTTCTGATGATTTTGGACATGCTGCCGTCACCTTTGTCTTGGCCCGGTCGAGAGTGGCTCCCAGAAAATGCCTATCCATGCCTCGTTTGGAGCTAAGTGCAGCACTGACCGGCGCCCAGTTAGCCCAAGTAATACAAAATGAGTTAACTCTTCCCATTGATTCAGTCACTCTCTGGTCTGACTCAACAACTGTGCTGTACTGGTTGACCGCAGAGTCTTGCCGCTACAAGGTGTTTGTTGGAGGACGTGTAGCTGAAATACAGACTCTCACTGAGACAGCTGAATGGAGGTATGTTGATTCGGCCAACAACCCGGCTGACCATATCACAAGGGGTCTAACTTTAGCGGAGCTAACAGGCCCTCACCAATGGAATTCAGGACCATCCTTTCTTCTCGAGTCTGTTGATCAATGGCCATCCATTCCCAAGCTAGCGGTAGAACCAGAACTCAGTGAATTAAAGAAAGCTGCCTTCGTTGGTACTATTTCAGTGAATAACCCTTCACTCCCAGACCCAACTCAGTTCTCTACATGGCAAGAACTTGTCCAGGCCACTGTTAGGTCCCTGCACGGGGCGGCTACTGCTGATAATAAATTCTCTAGTGACGCAGCTGATTATATTGAAGCTGAGAAACTCCTCCTGGCACAGGCTCAAAGTGACTCGTTCCCATATGAGATCAAGGCTCTGAAGACTGCCCAATCTCTACCTTCTGACAGTCGTTTGATCTCTCTTGCCCCTGAGTTCGATGAAGCCACAGGTCTCATCCGAGTAGGGGGACGATTACGTCGGGCTGATAGCCTACACTTGGATGCTATCCACCCAATTGTGTTGGATCCTGGCCACCCTATCACCAAGCTGTTAATTAAGGAGACAGATCAGCGACTCCTTCACCCAGGCTCCGAACGGGTCCTAGCTGAACTGCGCCGCCAGTATTGGCTATTAAGAGGCAGAGAAGCAATTCGGAAACATCAGCACACATGTAGAGACTGTCAGTTCTGGCGTGCTAAACCTCAGACACCCCAAATGGCCGATCTTCTATCCAGCAGACTGCAACTTTACAAACCCCCGTTCTACTCTACAGGGGTAGATTGCTTTGGCCCCTTCACGGTTAAAGTTGGTCGTCGCCAAGAGAAGAGGTGGGGAGTCCTTTATAAATGTATGACAACCAGGTGCGTGCATTTAGATCTACTGGAACAACTAGACACTGATGCATTTCTGCTTTCTCTGCGTCGCTTCATCGCAAGACGAGGCAAGCCCATGGAACTGCTATGTGACAATGGCACTAACTTCGTTGGAGGGGATCGAGAATTACGAGAGACCTTCAATGCCATGGCACCAAAGCTTCAGGAGCAGCTTGCGGAGCAAAGGATTCGATTTCGCTTTAACCCACCAAGTGCTCCTCATTTCGGGGGAACCTGGGAGCGTGAGGTCAAATCGGTGAAGTCCGCTTTACGTGTCATCCTGCGAGAGCAGTCAGTGCCAGAGGCAGTATTGCAAACCCTGTTAGTGGAGGTGGAAGGCATTCTGAATTCCAAGCCACTTGGCTACATATCCTCTGACGTCGCAGACTTGGACCCAGTGACTCCCAACCTGCTCCTTATGGGCCGACGTGATGCCTCACTTCCTCAAGTTCTGTATGACTCCAACAACTTGCTCGGCAGACGCAGATGGAGACATAGCCAGGTGTTGGCTGATAATTTCTGGACTGCCTTCATCCGCCATCATCTCCCAAGTTTACAGGATCGCCAGAAGTGGAGGAAGGATGGCAAGGAACTTACCGTGGGCCAAGTAGTTCTTATTGTTGATCCACAACTCCCACGTGCTTTATGGCCTGTAGGAACAGTGTCTGAAACGTTACCTGGAGCTGACGGTAAAATTCGTACCGTTAGAGTTAAAGTTAAGGAAAAAACTTACACTCGTCCAGTTGTGCGATTAGTTCCACTTCCGCACTTAGAGGATAATGTTCCGGACACCGCAGACAAACTTtcttaa